CAATTCCAGCCGTTGCTCTTATTATAGCAATTCTTGTTAATCCTATTATGAAACTCTTTATGCTCATTCAGAATGAAATCGATAAGATAAACAAGGTTGTAAGGGAAAACATTATGGGCGTCCGTGTTATAAGGGCGTTTAACAAGCAGGAATATGAGAAGAAGAGATTTGAGAACGCAAACCTTGATGTTACCAATACTTACATAAAGGCAAACCGTATTATAGCTGTTGTTATGCCGGTTGCAATGATTGTAATGAACATTACTACGGTTGCTATTTTGTGGTATGGTGCAAAGGGAATAGATATGGGAAATACAGACCTTGGTGCTATGGTTGCATTTTTGCAGTATGCACTTATGATTTTAATGAGTATTCTTATGCTTACAATCCTTTTTGTTATGCTTCCCCGTGCAGAGGCAGCAGCAGAGAGGGTCGTAGAGGTTCTTGAGACTCCACTTGAAATAAAAGACCCTGAAAAGCCAAAGCAATTTACCGATAATAAAGGATATGTTCAATTTATTGATGTGACATTCAAATATCCTGGTGCACAAGAACCTGTCCTCTATAATATTACTTTCGATGCAAAACCCGGGGAGGTTATAGGGATTCTTGGAACAACAGGAAGTGGAAAATCCACTCTTGTAAGCCTTATTCCAAGGCTTTATGATGTAACTTCAGGGCAACTTCTTATAGATGGAGTGGATGTGCGTGAAGTTACTCAGGAAGAACTTCGAAAGCGTATAAGTTATGTACCGCAACGCGCTGTCATCTTTACAGGAACTGTTAAAGAAAATATTCGAATGGGAAAGCCCGATGCAACTGACGAAGAGATAATTGAGGCGGCAAAAATTGCACAGGCACACGGATTTATTGAAAGACTTCCTCAAGG
The Caldisericum sp. DNA segment above includes these coding regions:
- a CDS encoding ABC transporter ATP-binding protein; protein product: MRGLLKLYKGLKKYWLLILGAVALIYLQVRANLELPTIMSRIVNNGIIPGDINYIWQQGLIMLLVSFGGILAAISASFLSSHVSMGLGRDIRSKFFKHVESFSLSEFNKFGASTLLTRTTNDVVQIQRSTQMLIMLLSNAIFTGVDAIILAYNASPYLTRILYVAIPAVALIIAILVNPIMKLFMLIQNEIDKINKVVRENIMGVRVIRAFNKQEYEKKRFENANLDVTNTYIKANRIIAVVMPVAMIVMNITTVAILWYGAKGIDMGNTDLGAMVAFLQYALMILMSILMLTILFVMLPRAEAAAERVVEVLETPLEIKDPEKPKQFTDNKGYVQFIDVTFKYPGAQEPVLYNITFDAKPGEVIGILGTTGSGKSTLVSLIPRLYDVTSGQLLIDGVDVREVTQEELRKRISYVPQRAVIFTGTVKENIRMGKPDATDEEIIEAAKIAQAHGFIERLPQGYDTVISEGGTNLSGGQKQRISIARGILRRGDIFVFDDCFSALDFKTEAKLRMALKDVVKDATVILVAQRVASVMNADKIIVLDEGRIVGIGSHKELMETSDAYREIVFSQLSQEDLVREGLA